The genomic segment GGTCTGACTATGCGTTATCTCGGCATGAGCCTCGGCATGGCAGTGGCCTTGGGATATTGCGCGGTTTTTGGAACCATTATGCCGCCGATTTTTGACGGCACCATCGGCGCCAAACTGCATACCATACCCGGCCAGATCATTCTGATCGGCATCATCATCTGTCTACAGGGCATCGTTATCGTAGCTCTGGCCGGCATGTCCAAGGAGCGGGAGATGACTGATGAACAGAAGCGGGAATCCATAAAAGAGTTCAGTTTCTGGAAGGGCATCTTGGTCGCCACTTTCTCCGGCGTCATGAGCTCCTGTATGGCCTATGGCATGTCTGCCGGCGAGCCTATCTCTGCCAGCGCCCTCCAATACGGCGCCAATGGGATCTGGACCGGGCTGCCGAAATTGATTGTGGTGCTGGCTGGTGGTTTCACAACCAATTTCCTCTGGTGTCTATACCTGCTCCTTAAAAATAAAACACTGCATCAATATACCAGTAAATATGAACGCACAGAGGCGCCGATCAAGACCGCTTCGGCCTCCCGCGTGCCGTTGCTGGCGAATTTCCTTTTTAGCGCTCTGGCAGGCTGCACTTGGTACATGCAATTCTTTTTTTACACCATGGGCGAAACCCAAATGGGACATTACAAATTCTCCAGCTGGACCATCCATATGGCCAGCA from the bacterium genome contains:
- the rhaT gene encoding L-rhamnose/proton symporter RhaT, coding for MNPNPILGVFFHWLGGLASGSFYVPYRAVKKWAWEVYWLAGGVFSWIVMPWLMASLIIPNLLQVLSEQSLNTLAWTYFWGMMWGFGGLTFGLTMRYLGMSLGMAVALGYCAVFGTIMPPIFDGTIGAKLHTIPGQIILIGIIICLQGIVIVALAGMSKEREMTDEQKRESIKEFSFWKGILVATFSGVMSSCMAYGMSAGEPISASALQYGANGIWTGLPKLIVVLAGGFTTNFLWCLYLLLKNKTLHQYTSKYERTEAPIKTASASRVPLLANFLFSALAGCTWYMQFFFYTMGETQMGHYKFSSWTIHMASIIIFSTLWGIFLKEWKNTSGMTKFMVGLALVTLIGSTIIIGYANYLGTQPVM